CACGCCGAACGATAGAAGAGCATCGCGGCGGCGGCCAGGGCGATCGCGTTCGGCGTCCTCGACGGGGGACGCACGCTGTGTCGGAATGCGGTCACTCGCTGCGGCGATGCACGCGGGACATCGGCAGACAACACCATCTTCCGGTGAGGCTGACCTGTAGTATCGTACGTGCGCCATATGCAAATCGTCTCGCGCGAACCGCGAAGACGGGGCGTGTATTGGTACAACGATTGCGCGATGCATTCGCCCGTCGAGTCGCGCGCTCAACCCCCTACGAGAGGCTAACGTGCCGAGCGTACGCATAGCAGGGAGTAAGGCTCTCACGATCGCGGCGACGCTCGCGATGGGATTCGCCTCTAGCCTGCCGTCCACTGCCGCGGCGCAGTACTTCGGCCGCAACAAAGTCCAATACCAGACGTTCCACTTCAAGCGCCTCAAGACGCCGCACTTCGACATCTACTACTATCCCGCGGAGTCGCTCGCGGCAGTCGACGCCGCGCGCATGGCGGAGCGGTGGTACGCGCGGCACAGCAAGACGTTGACCGACGAATTCGATCGGCGCTCGATCATCCTCTACGCCAACCACGCCGATTTCGAGCAGACCAACGTCATCGGCGGATTCATCGACCAGAGCACCGGCGGCGTCACCGAGGGGCTGCGGAGCCGCGTCGTCTTGCCGTTCACCGGCGTGTACGCCGACGACGACCACGTGATCGGCCATGAGCTGACGCACGTATTCCAGTACGACATCGCCGGAAAGATGAAGGGCGGCGGCATGATCGCACTCGACCGCCTCCCGCTCTGGCTCATCGAAGGCATGGCTGAATATCTCTCGTTAGGCAGGAACGACCCGAACACCGCGATGTGGCTGCGCGACGCGGCGCTGCGCAACGACATTCCGACGATCAAGAAGCTGAGCACGGACCCGCGCTATTTCCCGTACCGCTACGGCGAGGCGCTGTGGGCGTACATTGGCGGGCGCTGGGGCGACGACGTCGTCCAGCAGCTCTACCGCGCGTCCCTGCAGAGCGGATTCGAGTTGGGCATCCGCCGCACCCTCGGCATGAGCAGCGACACGCTGTCGGCGCAGTGGCTGCAGGCAATCCGCGACGCGTACCTCCCGCTCATGCAGGGCCGCCAGGTGCCCGATTCGTTAGGCAAGCGCCTCCTCCGGCCCGGCAGCAAGTACGGCGACATGGACGTCTCGCCGGCGCTGAGCCCCGACGGGAAGTACCTCGCGTTCCTGACGACGCGCGGCCTGCTGAACATCGACCTGTACGTCGCCGACGCGCAGACGGGACGGATCGTCAAGAAGCTCACGGGGCCGAACAGCGACCAGCACTTCGACGCGATCAGCTTCATCAACTCGTCGGGCTCGTGGTCGCCGAACGGCAAGGACTTCGCGTTCATCGTGTACGCCGACGGCAAGAACGAGATCGACGTGTTCAACGTCGACAGGAAGGACATCATCCGGCGCATCAAACCCAAACAGGGCGTGAGCGCGATCACCGACGTCTCGTGGGGGCCTAACGATCAGATGGTGTTCTCCGGCATGGTCGGCGGCATCAGCGATCTGTTCCTCTACGACCTCAAGACGGGCAACCAGGAACGCCTCACGCACGATCGCTACGCGCAGATCCAGCCGGCGTGGTCGCCCGACGGCAAGACGGTCGCGTTCGTCACGGATTCCGGCCCGCTCACCAATCTCGATACGCTCAAGTACGGGCCGATGCACCTCGCCCTCATGGACATGGACACGCGCAAGATCTCGCTCGTGCCCGTGTTCCCGAACGCGAAGTCGATCAACCCGCAGTATTCGCCGGACGGCAAGAGCATTTACTTCGTCTCCGACCGCGGCGGATACGATGACATCTATCGCATTAACCTGCAGACGAACGAAGTGTACGAGGTGACGAAGTCGGCGACGGGCGTGAGCGGCATCGAAGCGCTCTCCCCCGCCCTGTCGGTCGCCAAGGACGAAGGGCGGCTCGCGTTCTCGTTGTTCGAGCGCGGCGGGTACTCGCTGCACACGATGCAGCCCGACGAAGCCGGCGGCACGCTGCTCGGGCCTAACGTGGACACGACGTCGATCGCCGGCAACATGCCGCCGCTCAAACCGGTGGAAGTCGGCGAGATCACGCAGCGCGTGCATGATCCGGTCACCGGCTTGCCGCCGGCCGAGCAGTATGCGTCGCTCCCCTACAACCCGAAGATCTCGCTCGAGTACCTGGGCTCGCCCGGTGTGGGCGTGGGCGTCGGGCCGTACGGAACGATCGCCGGCGGCGGCGTCACCGCGTACTTCGCCGACCAGTTGAGCAACAACGTCATCGGTGTTGAGTTAGGCGGCGCGGGCGACATCCAGGACTTCGGCGGATCGGTCTTCTACGCCAACCTCGCCCACCGATGGAACTGGCAGGTGGGTCTCTCGCACACCGTCTATCCCCTGATCGGCGCCGATGCATTCGACACGACGCTGACCGACAACAGCGGCAACCAGGTTCCGACGACGGTGTTCGAGCAGCGGCTCATTCGCCAGTACTACGACCAGGTGAACGCGGCCACGCAGTACCCGCTCGATCTCACGAAACGCTTCGAGTTCGGCATTTCGGCGACGCACCTGAGTTACGGCACGCAGCTCTTCCGGCTGTTCATCGACCCGACCACCGGCATTCCGTTCGGCGAAACGCAGCAGAACGTGTCGTCGGGATTGCCGACCTGGAACTACGTGTCGCTGACGGCGGCGTTCGTGGGCGACTACTCGTACTACGGATTCACGTCGCCGATCGCCGGCGGCCGCTATCGCTTCGAGGTCGACCCATCGTTCGGATCGCTGCGCATGGAGAACGTACTGGCCGACTACCGGCGCTATTTCTTCATGCGTCCGATCACGTTCGCCTTCCGGGCCATTCACATCGGCCGGTACGGGCCGGACGCGGACAACCCGGAGTTGTTCCCGCTGTACGTCGGCGATCCGCAGCTCGTGCGCGGCTACGACGTGAACTCGATCAACGCAAACGAGTGCGTCGCGTCCGCGACCAGCAGCTGCCCGGTGTTCGACCGATTGATCGGCAGCAAGATGGCGGTGGCCAACGTGGAGTTGCGCATTCCAGTGTTAGGCACCGACCAGTTCGGGCTGATCAACTTCCCGTACCTGGCCACCGAGCTCTCGCCGTTCGTGGACGCCGGCGTCGCCTGGACATCGGCCGACCAGCCGAACATCGAGTTCTCGACTACGTCGCAGGGCCGCGTGCCGATTTTCAGCGCCGGCGTGAGCATGCGCGTGAACGTGTTGAGCTATCTCGTGGCGGAAGTCTGGTACGCGCACCCGTTCCAGCGTCCGAACGCGAAGAACCAGTGGGGATTCCAGCTCACGCCGGGATGGTAACGGACGGAGGGAAGCGCGCAGTACCGCGCGCTTCCCTCACCCGTCACGGCTCGAACTTGGGCGTTCCGTTGTCGGCGCCGTTGCTGGTGACGCGCGTCTGATTGGTGCCATCGGCGTTCATGATCCACACGTCCGAGTGGCCGCTGCGGCTGCTTTCGAACACGATCTTCTTGCCATCGGACGACCACGCCGGCGTGCCGTCGAATCCGGGGCTCGTCGTGAGCCGCGTCTGATTCGTCCCGTCGGACTTCATCACGTAGACCTCGACCTCGGACGTATCACCGGCGGTGCGATCCCGGTCCGACTGGAACACGATCATGCCGGTGGTCGACCAGGAGGGCGAGGCGTCATTGGACTGATCGTTGGTCAGCTGGTGCGGGTTGCTGCCGTCCGCGTTCACCACCCAGATCTGCGTTGGGCCGGAGGCGTCGGACTGATACGCGATCTGCGATCCGTCGGGCGACCAGGCGGGCGCGTTGGCCAGCGCGTCATCGTGTGTGAGCTGCACCGGGTTGCTGCCGTCGGCGTTCATCACCCAGATTTCAGCGTGCCCAACGGTCGTGTCCGTGCGCGTGGACGCGAACGCGATCTTGCTCCCATCGGGCGACCACGCCGGCAGGCCGTTCTCGCCGGTCGCTGTCGTTAGGCGCTTGAGCCCCGTGTTGCTTGGCGTCACCACCCAGATGTCGAAGCCGTGGCCGGTGTGCTGGCGGCTCGACGAGAACGAGATGAGCTGCCGGTTAGGCGCCCACGACGGCAGCCCGTCGAAGCTCGGCGACGAGGCCAGCTGGTGCGCGTTGGTGCCGTCGTCGGCGATCGTGAAGATGTCGCCGCTGTCGGACGGAAACGACGCGAACACGATCTGCCGCAGCGCGCACGTCACCTGGAACGACACCGACGCGGCCGAGCCGCTCGTCACCGTGACCGTCTGCGTGTCACTCGGCGAGACCACACAGTTCGACCCGACCGACGCCAGCACCACCTGATGGCTGCCCGACCCGACCCCGGATACCGTAACCGAATCGGTGATGCCGATGGAGTGTCCATTGCCGTTGTCGATCACGACGCTGTAGCCGCTCGAATCGACATCGGCGCCCGTGGTGGCGGCCGACACGTTGACGGACCCGGTGTTGACACCGGTGCCGTTGTCGCTTCCGCACCCAGCAAGCGTTGCAGCCGAGGCGAGCGCAGCCAGAGCGAGCGCGAATCGGCTGACACGTCGCGACGCAAAATGGCGCATTGAGCCTTCCTCCGTACGATTTGACTTGAGGATGCGGTCGCAACGACGTCATGAGCGCCGCAAATCGGGGTGACGTGGGTTCTTCGGGCAAAGGCGATGCCATCCGGTCGGCTATGGCTGCGCCCGCTACAATTCCCGCCCGGAGGAAGGCACAGTTCGTTCCATAGTCGAGCGCGCATCGAAGTTGGTGCTCTCGCGCGTCGATTTTGGCCCCGCTGACCGGTCTGACGGGTCGACGGCGATGGAATCCGGCTTGCACTCGAGCCGGCCATGCATTCTCACCATGAGTCGACCGGCCCCCGTCTCTCTCGCCTCGCGCTCCTTGTCGCCGCGGGCTTCGCCGCGCTCACCTGCGCCTCGCCATCGGCACCGATCGCCCCGGCGGCACTGGTGAACGCCGCACCGCTCACGGCGCCCTCCTGGTACGCCGCAGCGTACGCGGGCATGGAGCGATGCTCGGGGCTCGTTGGTGACTACGCACGCATCCGGTGGTATCACGTGCCCGGGTCGATGGTGCATGCTCCAGACGCGGGCGGGTACGCGGCCGCCGTCACCTATCCGAGCTTGCACACCATCGTGATCGCGGACTTCTACGCGAGCGATACGCTCGTGGTGCGTCATGAGGTGATGCACGACCTGGCCGACGTCACGTCGCATCCGACAGTGTGGTTCGATGGGACGTGCGGGGATCTGATGCCTTAAGGCGGACAAGGGCGCGGACACGGCCGGACAAGGCCGGACAAGGCCGGACAAGCCGAAACGCGCCGGTTTTCGGCTCAGTTACTTTTCTTCATGTCCGAAACTGATCTTTCCCGTCAACGCTTGGGCGCGTTGCGACGGGCGCTGCTGGGGTTGCACAAGACGCTCGTGTATTCGGAGCGAAGGACGTTCGAGCGGGTCGTGGGGCGTGTGTCGACGAGCGGCGAGCTGCTGCAGCTGGTGATTCACGATCCGTGGTTCGTGTGGCTCAGGCCGATCTCGGCCCTCGTGGTCGAGATCGACGAGCGACTCGACTCGGATGAGCCGCCGACGATGGCGGACGTGCACGGGCTCATGAGTACGGCGCGCAGCCTGCTCACGCCTGTCGAAGAGGGAGTAGGTTTCGGAACGCACTATTACGAGGCGCTGCAGCGCGACCCGGATGTCGTGCTGGCGCATGCCGCAGTTTCCAAAGTGCTCGCGACGGATACCGAGAAATGACCGAGCAGAACTCATCCAAGGGGTACGCGATGACGCCCACCACACCGCCTCCATCGTCCGAGGAAAAGGTCCATACCGAGGAGCACAAGGTGAGCGGCGAGCGCCTGCTGTCGCGCGTGAAGGAGCTCGTCCACCAGGGCAACATCCGCCGCATCACGATCAAGAACGAGCAGGGGCACACGCTGATGGAAGTGCCGCTGACGGTCGGCGTGGTGGGGGCGGTGCTGCTGCCGATCTGGGTGGCGATCGGCGCACTGGCGGCGCTGGCGGCCAACTACACGCTCGTCGTGGAGAAAGTCGACAAAGCCTGACGTTAGGCGGCTAGCGGTCGCGTGATCGTTCGCGGGCCGCGGCGCGGAGCGGCTCGGGCGTCGTGGACCATTCGACGGCGGCGAGCAGGGCATCGACGATCAGCGCGAGCACCGCGGCGGGAATCGCGCCCGAGAGAATG
This portion of the Gemmatimonadaceae bacterium genome encodes:
- a CDS encoding BamA/TamA family outer membrane protein, producing MGFASSLPSTAAAQYFGRNKVQYQTFHFKRLKTPHFDIYYYPAESLAAVDAARMAERWYARHSKTLTDEFDRRSIILYANHADFEQTNVIGGFIDQSTGGVTEGLRSRVVLPFTGVYADDDHVIGHELTHVFQYDIAGKMKGGGMIALDRLPLWLIEGMAEYLSLGRNDPNTAMWLRDAALRNDIPTIKKLSTDPRYFPYRYGEALWAYIGGRWGDDVVQQLYRASLQSGFELGIRRTLGMSSDTLSAQWLQAIRDAYLPLMQGRQVPDSLGKRLLRPGSKYGDMDVSPALSPDGKYLAFLTTRGLLNIDLYVADAQTGRIVKKLTGPNSDQHFDAISFINSSGSWSPNGKDFAFIVYADGKNEIDVFNVDRKDIIRRIKPKQGVSAITDVSWGPNDQMVFSGMVGGISDLFLYDLKTGNQERLTHDRYAQIQPAWSPDGKTVAFVTDSGPLTNLDTLKYGPMHLALMDMDTRKISLVPVFPNAKSINPQYSPDGKSIYFVSDRGGYDDIYRINLQTNEVYEVTKSATGVSGIEALSPALSVAKDEGRLAFSLFERGGYSLHTMQPDEAGGTLLGPNVDTTSIAGNMPPLKPVEVGEITQRVHDPVTGLPPAEQYASLPYNPKISLEYLGSPGVGVGVGPYGTIAGGGVTAYFADQLSNNVIGVELGGAGDIQDFGGSVFYANLAHRWNWQVGLSHTVYPLIGADAFDTTLTDNSGNQVPTTVFEQRLIRQYYDQVNAATQYPLDLTKRFEFGISATHLSYGTQLFRLFIDPTTGIPFGETQQNVSSGLPTWNYVSLTAAFVGDYSYYGFTSPIAGGRYRFEVDPSFGSLRMENVLADYRRYFFMRPITFAFRAIHIGRYGPDADNPELFPLYVGDPQLVRGYDVNSINANECVASATSSCPVFDRLIGSKMAVANVELRIPVLGTDQFGLINFPYLATELSPFVDAGVAWTSADQPNIEFSTTSQGRVPIFSAGVSMRVNVLSYLVAEVWYAHPFQRPNAKNQWGFQLTPGW
- a CDS encoding DUF4342 domain-containing protein, whose amino-acid sequence is MTEQNSSKGYAMTPTTPPPSSEEKVHTEEHKVSGERLLSRVKELVHQGNIRRITIKNEQGHTLMEVPLTVGVVGAVLLPIWVAIGALAALAANYTLVVEKVDKA